A stretch of Solenopsis invicta isolate M01_SB chromosome 9, UNIL_Sinv_3.0, whole genome shotgun sequence DNA encodes these proteins:
- the LOC105201901 gene encoding probable cytochrome P450 4aa1 isoform X2: protein MWAYFAFLAVIYVIYALKNYVRILRFIFTLDGPKTVPILGNINTLLEGNLIQRMTDEAQNYGRVIRIWMTFLPYVVLIEPEDIQIVLSNMKHTEKTSFYKLLNNFLGKGLITRNVDKWKVHRRILQPAFHRHMLERFIGTFSECADRLVDKLLEKDGEDINVTMFVNNSVYDILRETILGMPASQRYNDDEDDTPFRKGQVMVPYRFARPWLLIDWIYRLTAAGKSEEQQQKNLFDFCFRKMEEMREFLQKNGSLISNNSATRKISLLEYMIEINKKNPQFTKRDIIEECCTFMLAGQDSVGTATAMTLFLLANNPKWQERCVKEFNEIFGKDKRSPTIQDLTEMKCLDMCIKESLRLYPSVPVFARTLGEDVKLGEHVVPAGCDVFIVPYCTHRLPHHFPDPHDFKPERFSPENSEERHPYAYIPFSAGPRNCIGYKFATLEIKSVISAILRKYQLEPILGKEKVIAKFRMTIRAHGGLWVKVRARDKQ from the exons ATGTGGGCCTACTTTGCCTTTCTAGCTGTTATCTATGTTATATACGCATTGAAGAATTACGTCAGAATCCTCAGATTTATTTTCACTCTCGATGGACCGAAGACAGTACCCATTCTTGGCAATATAAACACCCTTCTCGAAGGAAATC TGATTCAAAGAATGACAGACGAGGCGCAGAATTATGGTCGCGTTATCCGGATATGGATGACATTTCTGCCATACGTTGTGCTCATCGAACCGGAGGATATCCAGATAGTACTTAGTAATATGAAACACACAGAAAAGACGTCCTTTTACAAGCTGCTCAACAATTTTCTGGGTAAAGGTTTGATTACGCGAAATGTCGACAAATGGAAGGTACATCGAAGAATCTTGCAACCGGCCTTCCATCGCCACATGTTAGAAAGATTCATCGGAACGTTCAGCGAGTGCGCCGATCGTCTGGTTGACAAATTGCTCGAGAAGGACGGAGAGGATATAAACGTCACCATGTTCGTTAACAACTCGGTCTATGATATATTAAGAG AGACGATTTTGGGCATGCCGGCAAGTCAAAGATACAACGACGACGAGGATGATACGCCATTTAGAAA GGGCCAAGTTATGGTGCCGTACAGATTTGCACGACCGTGGTTACTGATCGACTGGATTTATCGATTGACAGCAGCTGGGAAATCGGAAGAACAACAGCAAAAGAATTTATTCGACTTTTGCTTCAGAAAAATGGAGGAAATGCGCGAATTTCTACAAAAGAACGGCTCTCTTATATCTAATAACAGTGCAACTAGAAAAATATCTCTACTTGAATACATGATTGAGATCAACAAGAAGAATCCTCAATTCACCAAGCGAGATATCATTGAAGAATGTTGCACTTTTATGTTGGCCGGCCAGGACTCTGTAGGCACCGCCACCGCGATGACACTTTTTCTTTTAGCCAATAATCCTAAATGGCAGGAGAGATGTGTCAAGGAATTTAACGAAATTTTTGGTAAAGATAAAAGATCACCAACTATCCAGGATCTTACGGAGATGAAATGTTTGGATATGTGCATCAAGGAATCCTTGAGATTGTATCCTAGCGTGCCAGTGTTCGCCAGAACACTCGGAGAGGATGTGAAACTAG GAGAGCACGTAGTACCGGCCGGTTGTGATGTATTTATAGTACCATACTGTACGCACCGCTTGCCTCATCATTTTCCTGATCCTCATGATTTTAAACCGGAGCGTTTCAGCCCTGAAAACTCGGAAGAAAGACATCCATATGCTTACATACCGTTTAGCGCCGGACCTCGCAACTGTATTG gATACAAGTTTGCCACGCTCGAGATTAAATCAGTCATTAGCGCTATTCTGAGGAAATATCAGTTAGAACCGATTCTCGGCAAAGAGAAAGTGATAGCCAAATTTCGAATGACGATTAGAGCACATGGTGGACTTTGGGTTAAAGTGAGAGCGCGCGATAAACAATAA
- the LOC105201821 gene encoding uncharacterized protein LOC105201821 yields the protein MVYVTDEGNVVKSIPWGLKRIFGFFTGIIYMIIMFFQTLFSPGMNGSGSQYSKDYRPGSGPRPPTRRLGRPNTGNNVDIPFFGGCSSCAR from the exons ATGGTTTACGTAACGGATG AGGGGAACGTGGTAAAATCCATTCCATGGGGactgaaaagaatttttggGTTCTTTACGGGAATAATTTATATGATCATCATGTT TTTCCAGACATTGTTCAGTCCTGGCATGAATGGATCAGGAAGTCAATATTCAAAGGATTATCGTCCAGGTTCTGG ACCACGTCCTCCAACACGTAGACTCGGTAGACCAAATACAGGAAACAATGTTGACATTCCATTTTTTGGAGGTTGTAGCAGTTGTGcgagatga
- the LOC105201902 gene encoding casein kinase I isoform X4 → MELRVGNKYRLGRKIGSGSFGDIYLGTNISTGEEVAIKLECIKTRHPQLHIESKFYKMMQGGVGIPTIKWCGSEGDYNVMVMELLGPSLEDLFNFCSRRFSLKTVLLLADQLISRTDYIHSRNFIHRDIKPDNFLMGLGKKGNLVYIIDFGLAKKYRDGRTHKHIPYRENKNLTGTARYASINTHLGIEQSRRDDLESLGYVLMYFNRGSLPWQGLKAATKRQKYERISEKKMSTPVEELCKGYPVEFASYLRYCRDLRFEERPDYSHLRQLFRTLFHGQGFTYDYVFDWNMLKFGNARQPTLPSAQQAPMHSQPSNAVLPSGTNNDQEHRSRPYTRQCLPNASVATVGPTLGPNASLRAIRQKREMETRGDQDNQDKSDLQASGAGGQERRVSMRLHRRDTLLAAAGEMQPKSNAS, encoded by the exons ATGGAGCTACGTGTCGGTAATAAGTACCGGCTAGGACGGAAAATCGGGAGCGGCTCCTTTGGCGACATTTACCTAG GTACCAATATTTCTACGGGTGAGGAAGTCGCTATCAAGTTAGAATGTATAAAAACACGACATCCACAGCTACATATAGAATCAAAGTTTTACAAGATGATGCAAGGAGGTG TTGGAATACCAACTATAAAATGGTGTGGTTCGGAAGGTGACTATAATGTGATGGTGATGGAGTTACTTGGACCATCTCTAGAagacttatttaatttttgttcaagACGTTTTTCTCTGAAAACGGTCCTGCTCCTTGCCGATCAATtg ATAAGTAGAACAGATTACATTCACAGTCGCAACTTCATTCATCGTGATATTAAGCCAGACAATTTTCTGATGGGTCTGGGAAAGAAAGGAAACCTTGTCTACATTATAGATTTCGGATTGGCTAAAAAGTATCGTGATGGGCGCACACACAAGCACATACCCTATCGAGAAAACAAGAATCTGACAGGAACTGCTAG ATACGCGAGTATAAATACACACTTGGGAATCGAACAGTCACGACGGGACGATCTTGAATCTCTAGGCTATGTCCTCATGTACTTTAATAGGGGAAGTTTACCTTGGCAGGGATTAAAAGCGGCAACCAAGAGACAAAAGTATGAACgcatttccgaaaaaaaaatgTCCACTCCTGTTGAAGAACTTTGCAAGGGTTATCCTG TGGAGTTTGCGTCGTATTTAAGGTACTGTCGAGACTTACGCTTTGAGGAGAGACCAGATTATTCGCATCTCCGACAACTTTTCCGGACATTGTTTCATGGTCAAGGCTTTACCTACGACTATGTTTTCGACTGGAATATGCTAAAATTTGGTAACGCGAGACAACCGACGTTACCCTCTGCGCAGCAAGCACCCATGCATTCGCAACCATCTAATGCGGTGCTGCCTTCTGGGACCAACAATGATCAGGAACATCGATCAAG ACCCTACACGCGGCAATGTTTGCCGAACGCGTCTGTAGCGACGGTAGGCCCGACGCTTGGACCGAACGCTAGTCTGCGAGCGATCCGGCAGAAACGCGAGATGGAGACTCGTGGCGACCAGGACAATCAGGACAAGAGTGATCTTCAAG
- the LOC105201901 gene encoding probable cytochrome P450 4aa1 isoform X1, with amino-acid sequence MWISRGSCASVFLNCGNRSYSRGCDERFYCVAVKSHIASYTSGEMWAYFAFLAVIYVIYALKNYVRILRFIFTLDGPKTVPILGNINTLLEGNLIQRMTDEAQNYGRVIRIWMTFLPYVVLIEPEDIQIVLSNMKHTEKTSFYKLLNNFLGKGLITRNVDKWKVHRRILQPAFHRHMLERFIGTFSECADRLVDKLLEKDGEDINVTMFVNNSVYDILRETILGMPASQRYNDDEDDTPFRKGQVMVPYRFARPWLLIDWIYRLTAAGKSEEQQQKNLFDFCFRKMEEMREFLQKNGSLISNNSATRKISLLEYMIEINKKNPQFTKRDIIEECCTFMLAGQDSVGTATAMTLFLLANNPKWQERCVKEFNEIFGKDKRSPTIQDLTEMKCLDMCIKESLRLYPSVPVFARTLGEDVKLGEHVVPAGCDVFIVPYCTHRLPHHFPDPHDFKPERFSPENSEERHPYAYIPFSAGPRNCIGYKFATLEIKSVISAILRKYQLEPILGKEKVIAKFRMTIRAHGGLWVKVRARDKQ; translated from the exons tTAAATCACACATCGCATCATACACATCAGGAGAGATGTGGGCCTACTTTGCCTTTCTAGCTGTTATCTATGTTATATACGCATTGAAGAATTACGTCAGAATCCTCAGATTTATTTTCACTCTCGATGGACCGAAGACAGTACCCATTCTTGGCAATATAAACACCCTTCTCGAAGGAAATC TGATTCAAAGAATGACAGACGAGGCGCAGAATTATGGTCGCGTTATCCGGATATGGATGACATTTCTGCCATACGTTGTGCTCATCGAACCGGAGGATATCCAGATAGTACTTAGTAATATGAAACACACAGAAAAGACGTCCTTTTACAAGCTGCTCAACAATTTTCTGGGTAAAGGTTTGATTACGCGAAATGTCGACAAATGGAAGGTACATCGAAGAATCTTGCAACCGGCCTTCCATCGCCACATGTTAGAAAGATTCATCGGAACGTTCAGCGAGTGCGCCGATCGTCTGGTTGACAAATTGCTCGAGAAGGACGGAGAGGATATAAACGTCACCATGTTCGTTAACAACTCGGTCTATGATATATTAAGAG AGACGATTTTGGGCATGCCGGCAAGTCAAAGATACAACGACGACGAGGATGATACGCCATTTAGAAA GGGCCAAGTTATGGTGCCGTACAGATTTGCACGACCGTGGTTACTGATCGACTGGATTTATCGATTGACAGCAGCTGGGAAATCGGAAGAACAACAGCAAAAGAATTTATTCGACTTTTGCTTCAGAAAAATGGAGGAAATGCGCGAATTTCTACAAAAGAACGGCTCTCTTATATCTAATAACAGTGCAACTAGAAAAATATCTCTACTTGAATACATGATTGAGATCAACAAGAAGAATCCTCAATTCACCAAGCGAGATATCATTGAAGAATGTTGCACTTTTATGTTGGCCGGCCAGGACTCTGTAGGCACCGCCACCGCGATGACACTTTTTCTTTTAGCCAATAATCCTAAATGGCAGGAGAGATGTGTCAAGGAATTTAACGAAATTTTTGGTAAAGATAAAAGATCACCAACTATCCAGGATCTTACGGAGATGAAATGTTTGGATATGTGCATCAAGGAATCCTTGAGATTGTATCCTAGCGTGCCAGTGTTCGCCAGAACACTCGGAGAGGATGTGAAACTAG GAGAGCACGTAGTACCGGCCGGTTGTGATGTATTTATAGTACCATACTGTACGCACCGCTTGCCTCATCATTTTCCTGATCCTCATGATTTTAAACCGGAGCGTTTCAGCCCTGAAAACTCGGAAGAAAGACATCCATATGCTTACATACCGTTTAGCGCCGGACCTCGCAACTGTATTG gATACAAGTTTGCCACGCTCGAGATTAAATCAGTCATTAGCGCTATTCTGAGGAAATATCAGTTAGAACCGATTCTCGGCAAAGAGAAAGTGATAGCCAAATTTCGAATGACGATTAGAGCACATGGTGGACTTTGGGTTAAAGTGAGAGCGCGCGATAAACAATAA
- the LOC105201822 gene encoding HBS1-like protein produces MSRHRDVRSMNYSDEYDGYDDVYGHSVEDDYCVSPSVEQFLFDRSKQQNIASFITEPDIVEDNEDIDEPSLATNEEKHNLSELERAKLISCLETIRNVIGETVSDSKLKEKIILSNFDANTALDAILKESSPKKDTDPVGNKKQLERHPGSKSSSKPALQVTTPSTVKVVPTGTKPVVKGFDLSGVENTDLLSPRCGSPSSNRNSPEIKRKEDIVQKEKRAISSKTNSPRCQSPVSGHVTPELDSKVKSNTSEDKADIEAIYKSKRGDSKEQLHLVVVGHVDAGKSTLLGRLLCDLGQVSQRLIHKYQQESKKIGKQSFAYAWVLDETGEERERGITMDIGHSKFETDTKSITLLDAPGHKDFIPNMITGATQADVALLVVDATRGEFETGFDSGGQTREHALLLRSLGVSQLAVVVNKLDTVNWSKDRFNEIVDKMSVFLKQAGFKDTVTFVPCSGLSGENIVTKPKEQLSNWYTGPTLVNVIDNFKCPERPINKPFRFSVNDIFKGTGSGFCVSGHVETGMVSLGDKVLILPQNEIAVVKGLQSDEVSMTNAFAGDHVALTLAGIEQQNVGIGDIICNPQNPVPVTTCFQAHVVIFAIAKPITKGLPVVMHQQSLVQPAVITKLIAQLHRSTGDVIKKKPRCLPKNSSAIIEVVTQTPVCMELYKDIKQLGRAMLRLEGTTIAAGLITKIL; encoded by the exons atgTCGCGACATCGAGACGTCCGCTCTATGAATTACTCCGACG agtacGATGGTTATGATGATGTTTATGGACATTCAGTAGAGGACGATTATTGTGTGTCACCTAGTG TGGAGCAGTTTTTATTCGATCGAAGCAAACAACAGAATATTGCTTCGTTCATCACAGAACCAGATATAGTGGAGGACAATGAAGATATCGATGAGCCTTCACTAGCAACCAATGAAGAGAAACATAACCTTTCGGAATTGGAAAGGGCAAAGTTAATATCTTGTTTGGAAACAATTAGAAATGTTATAGGGGAGACAGTATCTGATTCTAAATTAAAGGAGAAGATTATTCTGTCAAATTTTGATGCAAACACAGCACTTGACGCTATTTTGAAGGAGTCGTCGCCGAAAAAAGACACTG atccAGTGGGGAATAAGAAACAATTGGAGAGGCATCCAG gTAGCAAATCATCATCAAAACCTGCGTTGCAAGTTACAACACCGTCTACCGTAAAGGTCGTACCGACTGGGACAAAACCTGTTGTGAAAGGTTTTGATTTAAGTGGTGTAGAAAATACAGATTTACTGAGTCCACGTTGTGGAAGTCCGTCTTCCAACCGAAATAGTCCTGAGATCAAACGCAAAGAAGATATCGTACAAAAGGAGAAAAGAGCAATCTCATCCAAAACAAATAGTCCAAGATGTCAGTCACCAGTATCAGGCCATGTAACACCGGAATTAGATTCCAAAGTAAAATCTAATACATCTGAGGATAAAGCGGATATCGAAGCGATATACAAGAGTAAAAGAGGCGACAGCAAAGAACAGCTTCACTTGGTGGTTGTGGGACACGTTGACGCTGGAAAAAGCACATTGCTTGGACGACTGCTCTGTGATTTGGGTCAAGTGTCACAGAGACTTATCCATAAATATCAACAAGAAAGCAAGAAGATAGGAAAGCAGTCGTTTGCTTATGCTTGGGTACTCGATGAGACTGGTGAAGAAAG AGAGCGAGGAATAACAATGGACATAGGCCACTCCAAGTTTGAAACAGACACAAAATCTATCACTCTCCTAGATGCACCTGGCCACAAGGATTTTATTCCGAATATGATAACCGGCGCTACGCAAGCAGATGTAGCTTTATTGGTAGTCGATGCAACCAGAGGCGAGTTTGAAACTGGATTTGATAGTGGAGGTCAGACGCGCGAACATGCCCTGTTATTACGATCTTTAG GAGTATCGCAATTAGCGGTAGTTGTCAATAAACTAGATACTGTAAATTGGTCTAAAGACAGATTCAATGAGATAGTAGACAAAATGAGTGTATTCCTGAAGCAAGCTGGCTTCAAAGATACTGTCACTTTTGTACCTTGTAGCGGTTTATCTGGAGAGAACATTGTAACGAAACCAAAGGAGCAGCTCTCTAATTG GTATACCGGACCTACTCTAGTCAATGTTATCGATAATTTCAAATGCCCAGAGCGACCTATAAATAAACCATTCCGTTTTTCGGTAAACGATATATTTAAAGGTACTGGATCTGGATTCTGTGTATCTGGTCACGTTGAAACTGGTATGGTATCCTTGGGTGATAAAGTTTTAATACTACCTCAAAATGAGATTGCAGTTGTTAAAG gtCTCCAGTCGGACGAAGTTTCGATGACAAACGCGTTCGCCGGTGATCACGTCGCGTTGACATTAGCGGGAATCGAGCAGCAAAATGTGGGTATCGGCGACATTATTTGTAATCCGCAAAATCCGGTACCCGTAACGACCTGTTTTCAAGCGCACGTTGTTATATTCGCGATAGCGAAACCGATCACGAAAGGGCTTCCAGTTGTGATGCATCAGCAATCTTTGGTACAGCCGGCGGTTATCACGAAATTAATAGCGCAACTTCATCGAAGTACTGGTGACGTGATCAAGAAGAAGCCGCGTTGCTTACCGAAGAATTCTAGTGCGATTATTGAGGTCGTAACGCAGACACCAGTCTGTATGGAATTGTATAAGGATATTAAACAGCTAGGTAGAGCTATGTTACGTTTAGAAGGTACCACCATCGCAGCTGGTTTGATTACAAAGATTTTGTAA
- the LOC105201902 gene encoding uncharacterized protein LOC105201902 isoform X1: MELRVGNKYRLGRKIGSGSFGDIYLGTNISTGEEVAIKLECIKTRHPQLHIESKFYKMMQGGVGIPTIKWCGSEGDYNVMVMELLGPSLEDLFNFCSRRFSLKTVLLLADQLISRTDYIHSRNFIHRDIKPDNFLMGLGKKGNLVYIIDFGLAKKYRDGRTHKHIPYRENKNLTGTARYASINTHLGIEQSRRDDLESLGYVLMYFNRGSLPWQGLKAATKRQKYERISEKKMSTPVEELCKGYPVEFASYLRYCRDLRFEERPDYSHLRQLFRTLFHGQGFTYDYVFDWNMLKFGNARQPTLPSAQQAPMHSQPSNAVLPSGTNNDQEHRSRPYTRQCLPNASVATVGPTLGPNASLRAIRQKREMETRGDQDNQDKSDLQGKIQFYQQFCANQQNFAIAERKTQRNVTVEHSQQPAPGCNETVAAAVAATRVANPCQFSTFKSTTPGSKAAPPPPPPPPPPDVATSLDLTNLNLGRSRELGPNRTADLNPATTSGHYYQPMMSRTRERSPNAASRQLDKQSYFFHGHKTEKDVDREVVMFEDLGTGGSNCIRRVMDDRNEAAMISGGSMNCFGGPDKEKDYADYDVDKKLKGPTVSGARRLTTAYDTRRDSGNVEFLEKEGEIFKKSSSELLQEASTNKRRNFSFRNKEKTHRSLESLERSIDYLPPTADCKSLDLLPEERQKTFFHGKQRSLDSSQKSTKKSVDLMVLNKTRKRPSFFQRVGRSLHFLPREREKRQDLLKRENHPINSQYPQTDREKCEYFLQRHRKDVDFFERASTVPIDRAPVQSSSVGSFDEANVTIQNSVGHPKDAQLEESTFRVTTDSDNLLYTNTAERNIRRNNLGASESSLRSDSLINAAELVQSRLLDPVASIATQETVSGNKDSLEIGYSISQLGRLYLQNLQQVGCTDGLQSLENTEAEKRERYIEWITRDDLDALSHGTNSSDSLAHGKPQGNLDILKGILLDIFVGICI, translated from the exons ATGGAGCTACGTGTCGGTAATAAGTACCGGCTAGGACGGAAAATCGGGAGCGGCTCCTTTGGCGACATTTACCTAG GTACCAATATTTCTACGGGTGAGGAAGTCGCTATCAAGTTAGAATGTATAAAAACACGACATCCACAGCTACATATAGAATCAAAGTTTTACAAGATGATGCAAGGAGGTG TTGGAATACCAACTATAAAATGGTGTGGTTCGGAAGGTGACTATAATGTGATGGTGATGGAGTTACTTGGACCATCTCTAGAagacttatttaatttttgttcaagACGTTTTTCTCTGAAAACGGTCCTGCTCCTTGCCGATCAATtg ATAAGTAGAACAGATTACATTCACAGTCGCAACTTCATTCATCGTGATATTAAGCCAGACAATTTTCTGATGGGTCTGGGAAAGAAAGGAAACCTTGTCTACATTATAGATTTCGGATTGGCTAAAAAGTATCGTGATGGGCGCACACACAAGCACATACCCTATCGAGAAAACAAGAATCTGACAGGAACTGCTAG ATACGCGAGTATAAATACACACTTGGGAATCGAACAGTCACGACGGGACGATCTTGAATCTCTAGGCTATGTCCTCATGTACTTTAATAGGGGAAGTTTACCTTGGCAGGGATTAAAAGCGGCAACCAAGAGACAAAAGTATGAACgcatttccgaaaaaaaaatgTCCACTCCTGTTGAAGAACTTTGCAAGGGTTATCCTG TGGAGTTTGCGTCGTATTTAAGGTACTGTCGAGACTTACGCTTTGAGGAGAGACCAGATTATTCGCATCTCCGACAACTTTTCCGGACATTGTTTCATGGTCAAGGCTTTACCTACGACTATGTTTTCGACTGGAATATGCTAAAATTTGGTAACGCGAGACAACCGACGTTACCCTCTGCGCAGCAAGCACCCATGCATTCGCAACCATCTAATGCGGTGCTGCCTTCTGGGACCAACAATGATCAGGAACATCGATCAAG ACCCTACACGCGGCAATGTTTGCCGAACGCGTCTGTAGCGACGGTAGGCCCGACGCTTGGACCGAACGCTAGTCTGCGAGCGATCCGGCAGAAACGCGAGATGGAGACTCGTGGCGACCAGGACAATCAGGACAAGAGTGATCTTCAAGGTAAAATACAATTCTACCAACAATTCTGCGCAAACCAACAGAATTTCGCTATTGCCGAACGAAAAACGCAACGTAATGTGACAGTCGAACACTCGCAACAGCCCGCGCCTGGCTGCAATGAGACCGTCGCTGCTGCCGTCGCTGCGACACGCGTGGCAAATCCATGTCAGTTCAGTACATTCAAGTCAACCACGCCGGGTAGTAAAGcggcgccgccgccaccgccgccgccgccgccgccagaCGTAGCGACTTCTCTAGATCTGACCAATCTCAATTTAGGACGTAGTCGGGAATTAGGTCCCAATCGTACCGCTGATTTAAATCCCGCGACCACGTCTGGCCACTATTATCAGCCGATGATGAGTAGAACGCGTGAGAGAAGTCCGAACGCTGCGTCTCGCCAACTCGATAAGCAGAGTTATTTTTTTCATGGGCATAAAACTGAGAAAGACGTAGATCGCGAGGTCGTGATGTTTGAGGATCTAGGGACAGGTGGTTCAAATTGCATTCGACGGGTGATGGATGACAGGAATGAGGCCGCGATGATCTCAGGTGGCTCGATGAATTGCTTTGGTGGCCCGGATAAAGAGAAAGATTATGCTGATTACGACGTTGACAAAAAGCTCAAGGGTCCCACGGTGAGCGGTGCACGACGTCTTACTACCGCTTACGACACGCGTCGCGATTCGGGAAACGTCGAGTTCCTCGAGAAGGAGGGTGAGATTTTTAAGAAGAGCAGTAGCGAATTATTGCAGGAGGCATCCACAAACAAACGTAGAAATTTCTCTTTCCGTAACAAGGAAAAAACGCATAGAAGTTTAGAATCACTCGAAAGAAGCATCGATTATCTACCACCCACCGCTGATTGTAAGAGTCTGGACCTTCTACCGGAAGAgcgacaaaaaacttttttccatGGTAAACAGAGAAGTCTCGATTCGTCGCAAAAGTCGACGAAAAAGTCCGTCGATTTAATGGTGCTGAATAAAACACGCAAACGACCCAGTTTCTTTCAACGAGTTGGTAGAAGTCTACATTTTTTACCCAGGGAGCGCGAGAAACGTCAGGATCTCTTGAAACGGGAGAATCACCCGATTAACAGCCAATATCCTCAGACCGATCGGGAGAAGTGCGAGTATTTTTTACAGAGGCATCGGAAGGACGTTGATTTTTTTGAGCGCGCATCAACCGTGCCAATTGATCGTGCTCCCGTCCAGTCCAGTTCAGTTGGTTCTTTCGATGAAGCAAACGTTACCATACAAAATTCCGTCGGTCATCCTAAAGACGCCCAGCTCGAGGAGAGTACGTTTCGTGTGACAACAGATTCGGATAATCTTTTATACACGAATACTGCAGAAAGAAATATAAGACGGAATAATTTAGGTGCGAGCGAATCGTCACTGCGATCCGATAGTCTTATCAATGCTGCCGAACTGGTGCAATCTAGACTCCTCGATCCTGTAGCGAGTATCGCCACGCAGGAAACCGTAAGCGGCAATAAAGATAGCTTAGAGATCGGATACTCTATTAGCCAACTTGGCAGATTGTACTTACAGAATCTGCAGCAGGTAGGTTGTACGGATGGTTTGCAATCTCTAGAGAACACTGAAGCGGAGAAACGTGAACGCTATATAGAATGGATAACCAGAGACGATTTGGACGCATTGAGCCACGGCACGAATTCCAGTGATTCTTTGGCTCATGGTAAACCGCAGGGTAACCTGGACATTCTTAAGGGAATTCTCCTCGACATTTTCGTTggtatttgcatttaa
- the LOC105201902 gene encoding casein kinase I isoform X5 produces the protein MELRVGNKYRLGRKIGSGSFGDIYLGTNISTGEEVAIKLECIKTRHPQLHIESKFYKMMQGGVGIPTIKWCGSEGDYNVMVMELLGPSLEDLFNFCSRRFSLKTVLLLADQLISRTDYIHSRNFIHRDIKPDNFLMGLGKKGNLVYIIDFGLAKKYRDGRTHKHIPYRENKNLTGTARYASINTHLGIEQSRRDDLESLGYVLMYFNRGSLPWQGLKAATKRQKYERISEKKMSTPVEELCKGYPVEFASYLRYCRDLRFEERPDYSHLRQLFRTLFHGQGFTYDYVFDWNMLKFGNARQPTLPSAQQAPMHSQPSNAVLPSGTNNDQEHRSRPYTRQCLPNASVATVGPTLGPNASLRAIRQKREMETRGDQDNQDKSDLQASGAGGQERRVSMRLHRRDTLLAAAGEMQPKSK, from the exons ATGGAGCTACGTGTCGGTAATAAGTACCGGCTAGGACGGAAAATCGGGAGCGGCTCCTTTGGCGACATTTACCTAG GTACCAATATTTCTACGGGTGAGGAAGTCGCTATCAAGTTAGAATGTATAAAAACACGACATCCACAGCTACATATAGAATCAAAGTTTTACAAGATGATGCAAGGAGGTG TTGGAATACCAACTATAAAATGGTGTGGTTCGGAAGGTGACTATAATGTGATGGTGATGGAGTTACTTGGACCATCTCTAGAagacttatttaatttttgttcaagACGTTTTTCTCTGAAAACGGTCCTGCTCCTTGCCGATCAATtg ATAAGTAGAACAGATTACATTCACAGTCGCAACTTCATTCATCGTGATATTAAGCCAGACAATTTTCTGATGGGTCTGGGAAAGAAAGGAAACCTTGTCTACATTATAGATTTCGGATTGGCTAAAAAGTATCGTGATGGGCGCACACACAAGCACATACCCTATCGAGAAAACAAGAATCTGACAGGAACTGCTAG ATACGCGAGTATAAATACACACTTGGGAATCGAACAGTCACGACGGGACGATCTTGAATCTCTAGGCTATGTCCTCATGTACTTTAATAGGGGAAGTTTACCTTGGCAGGGATTAAAAGCGGCAACCAAGAGACAAAAGTATGAACgcatttccgaaaaaaaaatgTCCACTCCTGTTGAAGAACTTTGCAAGGGTTATCCTG TGGAGTTTGCGTCGTATTTAAGGTACTGTCGAGACTTACGCTTTGAGGAGAGACCAGATTATTCGCATCTCCGACAACTTTTCCGGACATTGTTTCATGGTCAAGGCTTTACCTACGACTATGTTTTCGACTGGAATATGCTAAAATTTGGTAACGCGAGACAACCGACGTTACCCTCTGCGCAGCAAGCACCCATGCATTCGCAACCATCTAATGCGGTGCTGCCTTCTGGGACCAACAATGATCAGGAACATCGATCAAG ACCCTACACGCGGCAATGTTTGCCGAACGCGTCTGTAGCGACGGTAGGCCCGACGCTTGGACCGAACGCTAGTCTGCGAGCGATCCGGCAGAAACGCGAGATGGAGACTCGTGGCGACCAGGACAATCAGGACAAGAGTGATCTTCAAG